Within the Methanobacterium sp. BRmetb2 genome, the region GGCCAAAAACATCACCATATTTAATAAAATCGCCTACCTGGAAGTTAGGAAGTCGAAGAGAAATCCATATGCGGTATAGTTCCTTACCTGTTGATTTATCCTTTCCCATTAATCGGGGAGATTCTTTGACAATACCGCCCAATTCTTCTCTAATGGCACTTACCAACTTTTTTGAAACCTTGTATGATCCAATGTAATAGTCTACACCCTCTTTAAGTATTAAACGGTCAGATACATACGCCATTTTATTTTTTTTGGAAATTCTCTCAATATGGGTGGATATAATCTGGTCAACTTTTCCAATTTCTTCTTTTGAGGGAAATCGATCTTGGGCTCTTATTTGAATAACCGCCTCATAATATCCTGAAGCATATTTACTGCACTCTGGACAGACGTTTTTTAACAGTTTTACATTCAAATCATATTCTTGTTTTACAATTTCGCCCATAACATTGGCCTGGACGTGAACTAGACATTTAAGATTAGAACCTTTTGCTAAAAGCTCTTCAATCCATATCTCAACATCTTCAGCAGATTTATTAATCTTTATCTGATTGATTATGGAGTTGTATATGGTTTCTTCTTCACTCAAGTTCATGTCCCGCCATTTTCCTTCACTTAAGGTGGAACCACAGTGTGCACAGACAACTATCTCAATTTCATCTGGAATTTCTAAAAGCGAGACATCCTTGATAAAACAAGATTTACAAAGGCCATCTATAAGATCTTCATCTGATTTTCCACATCTTGGACAGAACATAAATACCTTTAAAGTGTTTTTAGAGGTGCTTTAGCCCCACAAGCTTCGCATTTCAGCAGGAATATACGATCTTCTCTAATG harbors:
- a CDS encoding NMD protein affecting ribosome stability and mRNA decay, which produces MFCPRCGKSDEDLIDGLCKSCFIKDVSLLEIPDEIEIVVCAHCGSTLSEGKWRDMNLSEEETIYNSIINQIKINKSAEDVEIWIEELLAKGSNLKCLVHVQANVMGEIVKQEYDLNVKLLKNVCPECSKYASGYYEAVIQIRAQDRFPSKEEIGKVDQIISTHIERISKKNKMAYVSDRLILKEGVDYYIGSYKVSKKLVSAIREELGGIVKESPRLMGKDKSTGKELYRIWISLRLPNFQVGDFIKYGDVFGQLLAVDGRKIQLKNLETADISSVQWRDYEKIEVEAKKEDIKKTTLTAKTPTSIQILDPDDFQPVEIEINPETHDIEIGEEVSVIKIKDRIYIVTDSISNE